Proteins found in one Nostoc sp. NIES-3756 genomic segment:
- the ctpA gene encoding carboxyl-terminal processing protease CtpA, producing MGFMQKQVFRLGFSLLVALSLAVGIFVQPAAALTDEQKLVSEVWRIVNRTYLDDTFNHQNWADVRQKVLGKPISDQKAAYGAIANMLKSLDDPFTRFLDPEQYRSLQVNTSGELTGVGLQIALNAQSGKLEVVAPIAGSPAEKAGIRPRDRIVKIEGISTTDLTLDEAAARMRGPIGSLVTLLIERDGEGEKEVRVVRDRIALNPVVAELRSSPQGTPFGYLRLTQFNANASMELAHAISSLEKKGATAYILDLRNNPGGLLQAGIEIARLWLDSGTIVYTVNRQGIQGSFEAFGPALTDDPLVILVNQGTASASEILAGALQDNGRATLVGETTFGKGLIQSLFELSDGSGLAVTIAKYETPNHRDINKLGIKPDAIVTQQILTRDEIATETDLQYQAALDVLGKNSVVAKLGIRE from the coding sequence ATGGGGTTCATGCAAAAACAGGTTTTTCGGTTGGGATTTTCGTTATTAGTGGCTTTGAGTTTGGCTGTAGGAATATTTGTTCAACCAGCCGCAGCATTGACGGATGAGCAAAAACTGGTGTCGGAAGTGTGGCGAATTGTCAATCGAACTTATCTGGATGACACGTTTAATCATCAAAATTGGGCAGATGTGAGACAGAAGGTACTAGGAAAGCCCATTTCAGACCAAAAAGCTGCTTACGGCGCTATTGCGAATATGCTCAAGAGCTTGGATGATCCTTTTACTCGGTTTTTAGACCCTGAACAATATCGCAGTTTACAGGTCAATACTTCTGGAGAATTGACGGGAGTTGGTTTACAAATTGCTCTCAACGCCCAGAGTGGGAAGTTAGAAGTAGTTGCGCCCATTGCGGGTTCTCCAGCCGAGAAAGCGGGGATTAGACCACGCGATCGCATTGTCAAAATTGAAGGCATTTCTACTACAGATTTGACACTCGATGAAGCAGCCGCCAGAATGCGCGGCCCCATTGGTAGTTTAGTCACGCTGTTGATTGAACGTGACGGCGAAGGCGAAAAGGAAGTGAGGGTGGTGCGCGATCGCATCGCTCTTAACCCTGTCGTGGCAGAATTACGCTCATCCCCCCAAGGCACGCCTTTCGGCTATCTGCGCCTGACTCAATTCAATGCTAACGCTTCTATGGAGTTAGCACACGCTATCTCTAGTCTAGAGAAAAAAGGTGCTACTGCCTACATTTTAGATTTGCGCAATAATCCCGGTGGCTTACTCCAAGCTGGTATCGAAATTGCCCGGCTGTGGTTAGACTCCGGTACGATTGTATACACTGTCAATCGCCAAGGTATTCAGGGTAGCTTTGAAGCCTTCGGCCCTGCTTTGACAGACGACCCATTGGTAATTCTAGTGAATCAAGGAACCGCTAGTGCCAGCGAAATTCTCGCTGGCGCACTCCAAGATAATGGTCGCGCCACATTGGTAGGTGAAACCACTTTTGGTAAAGGTTTAATTCAGTCCTTGTTTGAGTTATCCGATGGTTCTGGTTTAGCTGTAACCATTGCTAAGTACGAAACACCTAACCACCGCGATATCAACAAGTTAGGCATCAAACCAGATGCGATTGTTACCCAGCAAATACTTACCCGCGATGAAATCGCCACCGAAACAGATTTGCAATATCAAGCTGCTTTGGATGTATTAGGTAAAAATTCTGTAGTAGCTAAGTTGGGGATTAGGGAGTAA
- a CDS encoding site-2 protease family protein, giving the protein MTFWFLLLLGIATYLMVQRSVANITKTPIWLLWLVLMTPALVLTGWTLIYGVKQPPPPALIFWPSIVCLLLYWLLFQWGRQTPKDTQTAPQTPESQSAINPTVEPVPVRPIEPTEETQLRNCFPWSIYYVQNIEYRPQAVICRGQLRTTPTQAYQQVRANVEAQFGDRFLLIFQEGFNGKPFFVLVPNSQAAKAVNKPSEQLTRPGLALLLLAATLITTTLVGVQVAGVDLTRVQNNPTIFLQGLPYALALMTILGIHEMGHYLTARFYKIRSTLPYFIPIPFFLGTFGAFIQMKSPIPNRKALFDVGIAGPLAGFIATLPLIIWGLAHSDVVALTDKTGLLNPDALNPQYSILVALLAKLALGSALTAKSAIDLHPVAVAGFLGLIVTALNLMPVGQLDGGHIVHAMFGQRTAMFIGQIARLLLLLLSLVQSEFFVWAIILLFIPLVDEPALNDVTELDTKRDILGLLAMALLIIIVLPMPQAIANLLQI; this is encoded by the coding sequence ATGACATTTTGGTTTCTCCTCCTACTGGGAATTGCTACTTACTTGATGGTGCAGCGCAGTGTTGCTAACATCACCAAAACGCCTATCTGGCTGTTGTGGTTGGTGTTGATGACACCTGCATTAGTGTTAACTGGATGGACATTGATTTATGGGGTAAAACAACCTCCACCGCCAGCACTGATATTTTGGCCATCAATTGTCTGTCTTTTGTTATACTGGCTACTGTTCCAGTGGGGACGGCAAACGCCAAAAGATACGCAAACTGCGCCCCAGACTCCAGAATCACAATCGGCTATTAATCCTACCGTAGAACCAGTGCCTGTGCGTCCCATAGAACCAACGGAAGAAACTCAACTACGCAACTGTTTTCCCTGGTCTATTTACTACGTCCAGAATATTGAGTATAGACCCCAGGCTGTAATTTGCCGAGGACAGTTACGCACTACACCCACACAAGCTTACCAGCAGGTTAGAGCCAATGTTGAAGCCCAATTTGGCGATCGCTTCTTACTAATTTTTCAAGAAGGGTTTAACGGTAAACCATTCTTTGTGCTGGTTCCTAACTCGCAAGCAGCCAAAGCTGTAAACAAACCATCTGAACAGTTAACTCGCCCAGGTTTAGCTTTATTACTATTAGCTGCTACCTTAATCACTACTACCTTGGTAGGTGTACAAGTTGCTGGTGTTGACCTTACACGAGTACAAAATAACCCAACAATATTTTTACAGGGATTACCCTATGCTTTGGCATTAATGACTATTTTGGGTATCCATGAAATGGGTCATTATTTAACAGCTAGGTTCTACAAAATTCGTTCGACGCTGCCTTATTTTATTCCCATACCTTTTTTCTTGGGAACCTTTGGCGCATTTATTCAAATGAAGAGTCCTATCCCCAACCGCAAGGCTTTATTTGATGTGGGTATTGCTGGGCCTCTGGCTGGATTTATTGCCACATTACCGTTAATTATTTGGGGTTTGGCTCATTCGGATGTGGTTGCCTTAACTGATAAAACAGGTTTGCTAAATCCTGATGCTTTAAATCCTCAATATTCAATTCTGGTGGCGTTGCTAGCCAAATTAGCTTTAGGAAGCGCATTAACTGCAAAATCAGCGATTGATTTACATCCAGTTGCAGTGGCTGGTTTTTTGGGATTAATTGTCACAGCTTTGAATCTGATGCCTGTGGGTCAATTAGATGGTGGTCACATCGTTCATGCTATGTTCGGGCAAAGAACAGCTATGTTTATTGGACAAATTGCCCGGCTTTTGTTGTTATTACTTTCGTTAGTTCAATCTGAGTTTTTTGTTTGGGCAATTATTTTGTTATTCATCCCCTTAGTTGATGAACCTGCTTTGAATGATGTGACGGAATTAGATACCAAACGTGACATTTTAGGTTTGTTGGCAATGGCTTTGCTAATAATTATTGTGCTGCCAATGCCGCAGGCGATCGCTAATCTGCTACAAATTTAG
- the petB gene encoding cytochrome b6: MANVYDWFEERLEIQALAEDVTSKYVPPHVNIFYCLGGITLVCFLIQFATGFAMTFYYKPTVAEAYSSVEYIMNEVNFGWLIRSVHRWSASMMVLMMILHVFRVYLTGGFKKPRELTWVSGVILAVITVSFGVTGYSLPWDQVGYWAVKIVSGVPEAIPVVGVLISDLLRGGSSVGQATLTRYYSAHTFVLPWLIAVFMLFHFLMIRKQGISGPL; encoded by the coding sequence ATGGCCAACGTTTACGACTGGTTTGAGGAACGCTTGGAAATCCAGGCACTTGCCGAAGATGTAACAAGCAAATATGTACCTCCCCATGTCAATATCTTCTACTGCTTGGGTGGCATTACCCTAGTTTGCTTTTTGATCCAGTTCGCCACTGGATTCGCTATGACGTTCTACTACAAGCCAACAGTTGCTGAAGCATACTCCTCGGTAGAGTACATCATGAACGAGGTGAACTTCGGTTGGCTAATTCGCTCCGTCCATCGCTGGTCTGCCAGCATGATGGTGCTGATGATGATTCTGCACGTCTTCCGCGTTTACTTGACTGGTGGTTTCAAAAAGCCCCGCGAATTGACCTGGGTTAGTGGTGTGATCCTCGCTGTCATCACCGTTTCTTTTGGTGTTACAGGTTATTCTCTACCTTGGGATCAAGTCGGTTATTGGGCTGTGAAAATCGTTAGTGGTGTACCAGAAGCGATTCCCGTAGTCGGTGTACTTATCTCCGACTTATTGCGCGGTGGTTCCAGCGTTGGTCAAGCAACTCTGACCCGCTACTACAGCGCCCACACCTTTGTTTTGCCTTGGTTGATTGCGGTATTCATGCTGTTCCACTTCTTGATGATCCGCAAACAAGGTATTTCCGGCCCCTTGTAA
- a CDS encoding MBL fold metallo-hydrolase has product MCPLPQQPSHITKSPRDVLDSIFAFSPNRDTLGATSYFIVGNEGNILIDCPALDQTNLEFLRSHGGVKWLLLTHRGAIGKTAELQQNLSCEILIQEQEAYLLPGLTVTTFTQELTITPTAKVIWTPGHSPGSSCLYYNNLGGVLFSGRHLLPNQQGEPVPLRTAKTFHWPRQINSLKAIIQTFTPDTLKYICPGANTGFLRGQRFIDQAYQRLATLDLPALLQTQAIL; this is encoded by the coding sequence ATGTGTCCCTTACCTCAACAGCCTAGCCATATAACTAAGTCACCACGGGATGTTTTAGACAGTATTTTTGCCTTTTCACCCAATCGGGACACATTGGGGGCAACCTCTTATTTCATTGTAGGAAATGAAGGGAATATCCTCATAGATTGCCCTGCCTTAGACCAAACAAATTTAGAGTTTTTGCGATCGCATGGTGGCGTGAAATGGCTACTCCTCACCCATCGCGGCGCTATTGGCAAAACCGCAGAACTTCAACAAAATTTAAGCTGTGAAATTCTCATCCAAGAACAAGAAGCCTATTTACTACCAGGCTTAACCGTCACCACCTTCACCCAAGAACTGACAATCACACCCACAGCCAAAGTCATCTGGACACCTGGACATTCCCCAGGTTCCTCTTGCTTGTACTATAACAATTTGGGCGGTGTATTATTTTCCGGTCGCCATTTACTCCCCAATCAACAAGGCGAACCAGTCCCCTTACGAACAGCCAAAACCTTTCACTGGCCAAGACAAATCAACAGCCTCAAAGCAATCATCCAAACTTTCACACCAGACACCCTCAAATACATCTGTCCCGGTGCTAATACTGGCTTCCTCAGAGGTCAACGCTTTATCGACCAAGCATATCAACGCCTCGCCACCTTAGATTTACCAGCTTTGCTACAGACACAGGCGATTTTGTAG